The stretch of DNA CATATTCCGTCTTGCACATTAGAGCAAGTTGCCTTCCTTCTGGACAGTGCAGCAAATATAAATCTTCTGCTGGCTCGCTGTCAAGCAATAAGTGAGGATTACAGTGAAAGATATGCACAGACCGCAAAAGAGCTAGAAATGTCAAATTAAAGAGAACTGTCATtgtcacacacacgcagatgcacacacacacacacgtgtttgACCTTGACACATGCAACTCCTTATCTTCAATATGACATCCCTTGCACAGCCACAAGTTAATACGCTAAGATAAAGATTCACATAGCAGGTACAAGAAGATGACAAGTGATGGCAAAGTTCCTCTTCCAATTCTTCTGATCATTATCACCCTATTGTCAACCATGCATGTCACACCCCAGTGCTTGCACGTCCTACTTTAGCTAATGagacgcacacacaaaaacacacacgcacacacgaggCAGGGTGTGTCTCGCAACATTCAGCATATGACCTCTACTGACTCACACATACAACTGCATTTTAAAACCTGTCCAACAGAGACATCCTGTCAAAACCACCATGTGTTTatccttttaaaaaatgctttgttTCTAGGTTAGCACtttaacaacagcaacaaaactcATAGGAAGcaagcattattattatattgactTAATCATAAGCAAATAAAGTTGAGAAAGATGGAATAATAAATGTGGTATTTAATGCAGCGGTATTATTCTCACAGAatagtattatatattatactgtatgtatacagtactgTGGTTCAGTAAAATAATTACTAGCAGTGATTAACCAGCAAACCTGCACATATAAATCCATGCCCTTGTAAACTGCAAAATACAATTACTTTGCCAAACAGCATGATATTTCGCTCTTAAGATGACTTGTGAGAATTTCCAAGCGGTCTGCTTGTATGTCCATCATTAAAGACAGCATTATGATTACTTGCACACCATTAGCATTACTTGTACATCCGAAACTGTGGTTACCTCATTTGACTAGTAGTCCCATCCTCAACTCACCTCTTCCTACACCTGGAAGTATCCTGGCTCCCATTCGAAGCAGGAGAGAAGCTGCTGAATCCTGCATCCCCGTCCGTCCCTGCTGCTTCTTATCACACTCAGCCTCCCATCTTCCTCCTATGGATTAATCCACTCTCGACTCtcctctctcttctctctctcgGTCATGATCACATGTGCACAGACGAGCCACGGCGGATGTCCACTCAGTCCACACAGCTCGAAACGAGGGGCGAGTGTTGTCCGAAAGGCTGGCTATAAATAGACTTGTCCAGTCCATCATTGTCTCTTTGCATGATGCTTGCAGTGAGCAGGGTGGAAGACACAACAGGAAGGCAGGCGGCATCACTCCTGGCATGATCTCGGGGAATAAAGCAGACACATATTGGATTTAACACGAAAAACAGTCATACACCataagaataaaatatattGGACTTTTGTTTCCATCAGTTTTCTCGACCTGTAGGCAGAATAGCCAGTTGTCCCAATACTTCTGCACACatagtgtatattttttaacatgcagCTACAAGCATCATTgttttaaatgtcacagttCCTGCGGTTAAATGCCAATGATGCCCTGAACTTTGTACAAGAACGGGAGTGGTGCTGCCGCTTGGAAATATGAcgcacataaaaaataaaatctattttCCCCAACagtgaaatattgaagaaaaattcATTTCCCTCAGAAATTGCATACAAATACTCAGAAATGGTATTGccaaaaaaatagaacaaaaaggcacaatgtaaagagaaaaagcttaagtgttgatactaataactattaataaacacaaagctttgtctttaaatatatataaatctttttacaaaatttggtggaaaaagtttggacgcctcTGCTGTACAGGCAGTGTTTAAGTAACTTAAAGctaattttaacattcttaactgtcttacaagtgcaaaaaatgataaataacttaaaagtaaaataaagtataACCACTCATCCTTTGACGACACAGACGTGTAACAGACAGTAACAGTCACCTGTGATATTTGttgtaatacaaatatatatttttatacaccTGCTCTCACTGTACATACAATGTACATACTTTGAAAATTCTATAATATTCTGTTTTCCCTTATCCTACGTGCAGAACCTAAAGCCTGCTGAAATTGATTatgtgcaaaatctcaacaccTCTCAATGTCTGTTGCAACTTATAATAACTATATTTTGTCTACATTCTACATTCTACGTGTTATATCTAGACTTGATTACTTGTgtaatgttgctagaaatggaaaTGGAACCAAGGTTTGTTGATAGTGTgttcaatgacaataaaacatctCTCTTTCTGGAGTTGCAACCAGAAGTTTCAGAAGTCCTCACTATTAGAAATTAAGGTCCACCTCCCaagcactcaaagcgctttgacaccgATAGCACATTTTGGAGGATGGaggaacccgcaaccttcaggttggtggacgaccactctaccacctgaggtATTCTATCCTGTTCTATTCTATCATCATTTTATTATCTATTCTATCACTTTATCATCTTAAACAAGTTTTCACTTGTTTACACGGAAACGCCCTGAAATTGTATTTtagaaaacggcttccagagtggggaaACGATGAAAATGTTGGCTTGTTGTGTCCGTGTAGAGAAGCAAactgctgctttaaaaaaaacgatGTCACAGACCCATCACCACCGTCacagtcacgtgaccagaagtgatctTTGATGGCAAGCCAACatgtctgaatattttgactgacatgactcaccccagtcaacattctcctcaTTTTTGTTGTCTTCTACTCAaaaatgactcacagaagtaattccactctGTCGTAAGTccagacgagccttggaaagcggaagacgactgcttcagcgccacacgtaggtgtgccttgtgtattacacaGCTTTCACCCAGTAATCCGTacctgtctggatgcaactatttactactCCGGtacagtgtggacgcaaatatttttcaactcaaaatgAGAAAATGAGGCCTAAATCAGAATAAACTTTTCCTGTTTTAGGTTAGTTAGGATTACCACAATTATTTCTATTTGGTAAATTCTACAATTGCGAGAGAGGGAGTATTTTTAGGgactttttttattactttcttCAAAGTCAAACATTTACATACTCAAAGATGACTGTCTTTAAACaatgtgggaaagctcacatgatgatgacatggctTTGGAAGTGTCTAATAGGTTAACTGACAACATTTGAAGTTAGTTGGAGGCACATCTGTGCATGTATTTCATGGCCACACCACAAACACACGATTTCCTTGCttgacattatgaggaaaaaaaaacccacaaaaaaacagccaacaaTCAAATCTGGTTCACTCTTGAGTGCAATTTCCAGATGCGTGAAGGTGCCACTTTCATCTGTTCAAACAATTATCAGCAAGTATAAACAACATGGGAATGTCCTTTATACCACTCAAGAAGGGGACCGGTTCTGTGTCCTAGAGTTGAACAAATATTGGTCTGACATGTGTGAATCAACTCCAGAACCAAAGTTGACCTTGTATAGATGATGACTGAAGCTGGTAAGAGTGTGTCAATATCCACAGTCAAACGAGTCTTGTACCGACAAGGGCTACAAGGACTCTCTACTAAGAAGAAGCAGCCAAAATCCAAAGGCAACATAAAAAAGACAGATTACAGTTCACAAACATACACAGGGACGAAGAGCCAAATCTTAGGAGacatgtcctgtggtctgataAAACCAAAGTGGAACTGTTTGGCCATAATGATTGTTGTTTCATTCGGAGGAAAAAGGGGCACGCTTATCCCAACTGTGAAGTATGGGATTGGAAGCATCATGttgtggggctgttttgctgcaggAGGATCTGGTGCACTTGATAAAATAGATggcaccatgaaaaaaaaaacattatgtgGAACTATAGAAGCAACTTCTCAAGCCATCAGCCAGGAAGTTGAAGCTTGGGCACAAATGGGTCTTCCAGATGGACAATGACCCGGAGCATATCGCCAAAATAGTTACAAAGTGGCTTAAAGAGAATATGGCCAATGTTTTGGAGTGCTGATCTCAATCCCAACAGAAAATATGTGGGCAGATGTGAAATGGCAAGGCGTCCTACAAACCCGACTCAGCTACATCGGTTCTTGTGAGAAGCTTGTGGAAGGACACCCAAAACATTTGACCCAACTCATACAGTTTAAAAGCAATACTACCAAATACTAAGCaactgtatttatatgtttcttTGAAGGAAATATTCCCTCTCTTGTAATTGCAGCATTTGCAAAATAGTTTGGTAATCTTAattttgtccataggtatgaatgtgagtgtgaatggttgtttgtctatatgcgccctgccattggctggcgaccagtccagggtgtatcccgcctgtcgcccaaagtcagctgggatagcctccagcatgcccccgcgaccctactgaggagaagcggcatagaaaatggatggcttgATGGATAATTGACCTAAAATGGGAAAAGTTTAGTATGATTCAATTTCAgatagtgacaaaaaaaaaaacactcgtgtGTCTTTTTACATAGTGTATGTAATTTCTGGTTTCAAACGTCTCTGTCTCATGGCGTTTTGTAtgaattgaatgaatgaaaagaataaaaaataccttGGAATATTTCATGAATTGTATTGTTGATATGTGTGAGTGAGTAGCTGGACCCTTTCCTATGTCGCATTAAGTTACATTTCCAGTTCTATGGTTGTCATTGCGCATTTTAATTCTTGCCATCAATAGTAGaatcacaaaaatgtaaaaaaaaaaaaaaagcatgttttggAGATGCTATCTGAGCTGAATGCCAAAGATTTGCTGCAGACCCCTGTCACCTATTCAGGCACATTTCTCTTGAAAATTTTGGTTGAACTCCTAAattgatatcaattttggatgTCCCACCCACGCTTTAAGAAGACATCATCGCCACATCACAGGCTTTCATTCCATGAAGTGGCATTTTTGAGAAATGAaaaccattcattcattcattttctatgctgcttgtcctaccagggttgcgggggtatgagGGAGCCTATCCTAGgcgactttgggcgagagatggggtacaccctggactggtcgcagctaatctcagggcacatatgAAACGAAAACAAACTAtcataacaatataataataaaaatatataaataacataaaagaCTAGCAGACCCACCTCCATGTGACCTTCCTGACTCCTCCCACTGATCTGCTTAGTGTTCTCTCAGCCTCCCTCTCAGCTCTTCACTAACAGTGGACATCTTTAGTGGAAGTTAACTAGCACACACTGCGGACCGGCCTGAGCATCAGTGCAGGTAAGAAGCTTCAGAActaaattgaactttttttctttgagtttAGAGGCCGAGGTTTGTAGATAATCATTCTAATAACATCTTGGAAAGAAGGATGAAACACATGGTTGCAGATTtagttgtgtgttgtttttttttgtaccaaCATCAAACCTAACATCAAAGTAAAGGAACGTGATGTTTGCAAAGAACGATCACGTAGATTACGGACGTTGCGTGTGAATCTGCTTAGCAGTTTCTCAAACATTCCAAGTGTATTCCGACTGCCTGTTCTGGAATTCATTGGCTATATTTCCTAAAAATGAGACTCTCCTTTAAACGGTATAGTTGCACTTAGGACTAATGACTGACAACCTGTATGATCACAGGATGCCTCTGGGAGGAGGGAACAAGTGTGGCTGCTGCCAGAAAAATGTCTACTTTGCCGAGGAAGTGCAATGTGAAGGGAAGAGCTGGCATAAATCCTGCTTCCTGTGCAGTAAGTTAATCTACTGTCGTAGAATGACACGCCGCATAAACAACTCTAAAAAGTGTCGGGGGGGTTCTGGCATGCAGATAGTAGAGGGAGTGTCTGCAAACATCAGTGTTCACACATCTGAGTCCTTATATGGATCTTGTAGAAATGTGACGAAGGTTTGTGCTTCCTTATTTGGAAAAGGAGAGTGCACACCGCAACACATTCCCGCTTAAGCGGAGTATTTATCTAAGCAAGCTTATGACACACcagtattttgttttctttgaaaTGCCACACAGTTTGGGGTAAGTTAAATAGCTTAAGaatctgtgggaaaaaaaagatgcgAGACAGTTTTGACAGCTTTGCCCTGCCAAAATATAATTGAAATtatttaaactgttttttttgttgttttttttaacaccctgTCTCATTGTAAGTGGTGTGTAAAAAGAACCTGGACAGCACAACAGTGGCCGTTCACACGGATGAGATCTACTGCAAGTCATGCTACGGCAAGAAGTATGGGCCAAAAGGCTACGGCTTCGGAGGAGGAGCAGGAACCCTCAGCATGGACACGGGAGTGGGACTCGGAATTAAACCCCAAGTGTAAGAAGAAGACATACTAACTGAATTGTATAATTGGTGTAATGTGCAACAAACGAGTAATAcagccaaaatgaaaaaaattaaaaaatgtcaataacaatataatatcaTATAGAATACCATTATTTCAcgagaagttgtcattttatgacaattagagtgtaatattgtgagaaaaattgttgtaattttgcaaaaataaagtaatatgaagaaaaatatttgacaaaaagtatttttatgtatttattttatttatacaacattccaactttattctcatattttacatttttttgtcttgtcagtAGCCCAAATATTCCTTCATAAAATCCTGACTGATTTACGAATTTACCAACAATAACCAGATTTCTTTaaacgatttttaaaaaatataaattttaatTGGCCTTCTTCCATGGCTGTAAGCAGCATAACTGATGTCATGTTGTCTCAGCAGACAGCAGAACTAGTCAAGCTTGAATCAgcggcgcctctgctggttgcagccaagtagtgcactccattttgcttcaaagatgtacttttttaaaaagtctttcaTTCCTAGAGTTGTACTTTTTTGACAGAGAATCTCCACACCGTCCTACAAATAACCCCAACACCTCCAAGTTCGCCAAGAAAGCCAGCGGCTCAGATGCGTGTCCACGATGCGGCAAAACCGTGTATGCGGCCGAGAAAGTTATTGGAGGCGGCAACGTAAGGAAGAGTTCGATGATTCTTAATGTCAAGACAAGAATGTAGAGAATTTGTGTCATTTCTTAAAGATTTCTTTTTGCTTTCTCTTTAGTCGTGGCACAAAGGTTGCTTCCGTTGTGCTAACTGCGGCAAAGGACTTGAGTCTACCACACTGGCGGACAGAGATGGCGAGATCTACTGTAGAGGTACGACTACAAGGACGAGATCGATAGCCGAGGCTCAGAGATAAATGTCTTCACATTCAAATGTAGCAAAACAAACTCCAGCAAACTCCTTCTGGATGAGAAATATGAGCATGTCAAAATGTGAAAGTAGTCTAGTGACGTTCTCAGAAGGCCCTGGAAAGGTATTGATATGCTAACTTTGCTAGCGTAaagaacctcactccattccgTTTATACTAGTTGCATAattgtaatacagtaatccctcgtttatcgtggttaattggttctatgataagtgaatttccgcaaagtaggattccttatttctaaatggaatatttccatagttagagcattgaaaacccgtttacgaccttctaaatatgtttttttttaacattattagagccatctagacatgaactaacacatAGTTtaatagttacctttacactcggtattacccaatatagaagacatactgtaataagAGTAagtaataagacatttaagacataaataagacttgtgcttgtgtgtgttgctataaatgtgttctctagGGGAGCTGCGTGCCGGATGGATAGGAAGTGTCGgaggaggttcagagttgagttttagcttgtcgtgggctactgcagcaacagtagcctgtggttttattagggatcattgtgtctgttgtgacataattcaaacctgcaataaaagcctgttgctccagcGATTAAGtatggtgcttgtgtgtgcatgatttatgaattaatatgtttggaaaaccgtgatagattgaagctgcgaaattcaaacTATCAAGCGGCGAAGGCCGACTGTGCTGTCAATATCTTTTAGTCAAAATGGTGCTGCTCTGAACTTTACCTTGTTTGGATTTTATGATAGCCCATTTGATGTGATCTTTGTGCTGTGTCTTCCCTGAAGTTTTGAGCTCTCTTACTTATTGTTTGCATGTGGATTTGCAGGTTGCTATGCCAAGAACTTTGGTCCCAAGGGATTTGGTTTTGGTCAAGGTGCAGGAGCTCTGGCTCACTCCCAGTGAAGCCTGGACCCACTTTCCAGCCCCAGTTTGTccgtgttgtcattttttgagcTGCTTTCCACCAACATGCAGATCATGTTACTCATGCTTTCAAGCTCATTTGTATTACACATGCGCCAGGAGCAATTTAGTAGCCACAACAGCTTCAAACATATGCTCTACAGTCAGCTAAATCATGAAAACATGCTAAGTTAGCTAACCGTTTTTTTCTGTGGCCTGCTTTCTACAAGGCAGTAGAATTTCTCCCAACCAATCAGCGAAGAATGGTTAACGAAATTGCTATATTGCTATAATTAAATCTTTTTCTAGAAATAAACATCTTCAATTATAAAGTACacagcctaaaaaaaaaaacactgccagAAGCGATTTAGAAATTTGAGAAGAAATCACATCTCAGCTGGCCAAAACAAAATAGGGTAAGGTCAGCTTGGTCCACAACTAATAGTCGTGACCACATACTTTACGGATTCGGACGTTCCTGCTCCGGTCCTATTCATCATAAAGCCTCGCATGCCAGATGTAATCTTGGTGACATGCAAAATAAACATCTAGCATCTGTGTCAGTGTCAGTAAGGTTTTATTTCAAGGCTCTGACCCGATGGAATCATTGTGTGCTTATGTTCTTTGGAATGATGCAGCAGATGAAAACTACATGGAAACTATATAGCAGCAAATCCAAACGCTTAACACTGCATTGTGTTGATTAATTGAAGTTGTTCTCCATGTTTTCTTTGAGGTGTACCTCTTGACAACTTTTAATATCTTTTAGCAAGccctaaaaatgcaatttctttGTTAGAAAGGCCTGATCTATGTCCTCACCCTCCCAATAACCTGTACTTATTTATCTttaaactactactactgcagGGGGGGctcacatttttttgggacaccccgtatatttaaaagaaaagaacAGCGCCCATCtgaagctttgtgttacaggtgacaaagcttAATATGAACCTTTTCTCCTTATATTGcacttttttgttcatttttccatttaaaaacatataaaatatattaaaaatatataaaaattttCAAATATACTCTTGTGaatcttttttctcaaaatattatgactttatcccaaaatattttgatttcattctcataatataacatttttccaacctaattttcaaaaagttCCATCTTTAgtctttgttttgcatgtaatgatattacaacttaaaaaaaaaaagttttctttaatatttcacctttagaTCTCAATtctttactcataatattacaactttattgctgCTAAATGTactttgccacttttttctaaatattagaactttaatctcctaatatttcaattactcctgtaaaattactgctttttgttggggggttttaaattgtttttttctgtttaaaattgtatttttagaatgtgtcgagGGCCGTTAAAAAACATCAGCAGGCCcgccgggccacactttggacaccactactatactgtatatgctcaaGTCTAAATAtccataatatataatataagtatattgtatatacatgtatacacatTCAGGCTTCAGAAGCTAGTATACCTTTGTAATTATCGACAAatccactagagggcagcagTAGGGGCCTTCACTTACAGTCCTAGCTAATTTGAAACTTAAGCAATAGTAGTACTGCATAAACTTGATTAAACTTAAAGTAGAAGTATGTGATTATCTATTTATCTTAAGTACTTATGAGCTATTGGGTATTGTCCATTTACTTTATAATGCTACAGTACAGATCCGAAATATAACCTTTTTTGCAGCTGAATGGTACAAATGTAGCCTATAAGAAAGGCTGCTGCCCTGTCAAGCTGTGACATCTATACAGTTAAAAGCCAGTTTCCTGGAGAGACTCCAGCACATTCACACGTGCATTTAAGTTAAACCCCCTGCCTGCCATATATAATGTGGAATTTTAATCAGCTGCCATGACTCCTGCATTGTCAGTGATCCAATCAGCCTCAGGGACTTTCCCCGACTCCAGTATAtccacaaaaatacaacaatccAGTGCATGATAGTACAAAATGTGTCAGGATTCATCATTTGGCAATTAGGCACTTTCCTTACGTAGAAATGTTAGCCACTGCTGCAAAACAAGATAATTAAATTGCCTCTTTTCATTTGTCTCCTTCTGTCACCCTGCTGGCATATCACCCAGGAAGCGCCTCAAAATAAAAGcgcattaaaatatttatttgttctttATTACTAGGGACTACagaggaaccttggttagcgtctgccCCCGTGAGTGTGtcaaaatttacgccacaattttgtctTAGTGTATGTACATTCAGTGGTTAGCTTATAATGTGGCGCACGTCTTGTCACGTTaacacactgcgtgagtccaactgtgttctgaatgtatttttgtatcacaaaacatccttccttgttagcatcctattagctagctacacaaaatggcaactggagcCAGTGGCTACGTCGCCTGTCTACGATGTCATCAGCTGCTGACGCTCCAAAAcacaacacgtttttatagttttacacgcataaaatgcatataaatgacagaTGACAGGgaaaactgaacatttaaggttagttttaccttcactgaagatgtgacggTGTGGCAgagagatcaaccaccaccagcttcctgttttcagtcacatcaAGGATCACGGTTCAgttatccttttcattcgtcatttacatgtatttctgaattgttttcacatatttacgggttttatgttaacattttttgaatttctggaacagattaatagaATTGACATAATTTcttgtgggaaaatgtgtttgcGTTAGCGTACGTtagacattttggaaaaaatgaatgatgctaaccaaggttccactgtacctgcATTTACTTtaagacaacattttttttgtattattagatGTTAATTTATATTTGATGGAATATGTACAGTAACTGTAGCTACTCCCCCTATTCTACTCGTGTAAGTTAACTAGTTATAAGCatggagagtgtgtgtgtgtgtgtgtgtgtgttgtcactaTATAAATCCACTGAGGGAGGAGGGACAAAGGGATGGTGAGGGATAAATATTCGGCCTGCTCTTCCTTCCATCACTTTCTGTCTGTCTGCATCCTCTCGGCGAGGTAAGGTCAACTATTACTACACTTTATAGATTTAAAAAGCCGTGCTTGGTTCATAATTAACGTTATTTGCAGTGATTTTGTCAGAATTTGTGTTACCGTTATCGTATTTTATTAATTTGCCAAAGAGTTGCCAGAGCTAGGTAACGTTTGGCTCATGCTAGTTAACATCAATGTAAAATTGTTGTTGGGAATTGTGTAAACACAGTCAAAGTCAATAATATGACTGAGTTATATGGATTAATTTATACCGGGGTTTTCCAAACCTTTTCTCAGACCCATACATACTCAAATTCATCATATATTGCCATATACTAACCACTGCAGATATGAATTACGGCATTCTGACAACTAGTGCCCCcactcaaacaaaaaaaaaactataaatataaaatataaaaagtataaatattaaaaaaaagtcactctGACCCATTTTGGCTCGAGACATAGTTTCAAAACCCTAACTAATATAAATATGAGCGACAAGGAAAATGCAAGCGGAGGCTCAAGCAGGCAACATTAGTTGCCGTGTTGTTCTGTCATGTCTGCcatcactttgctgtttttggctACGGTAGGAATGCTATCAGCTCGAGCAGGGGTGTGCGTTGACAGCTTAATGTTAGCCAGCATTTTACAACTAAGACATACTAACACAGCGGACACACAATGATAAGATCCATGCAGCAGTAATTCAATAAATACACCCCCCCCCTCATAGGACGGTTCCATTCTTGGAACACTTGTCAATGCGGTGGAATGTTTCTATAGTGGAACTAAAATGGAAACTGTATTAAGACCCTTTGGGGGCGCCCTCCTCCCCCAATTCCAAAGCTCTTGAGTGGTAAAAGgtgttatttttgtctttcaggGTCTACAAACAAGATGCCTGAGAAAGCGTGAGTTGTTCTGTTTATTGTGCCCAGTCATCACTTATTTTTACAACCTGATTAGCAAAGACTGTAATGTCATATTCGACTATTCGACTATTTATAATGCTGTCTTTTCTTTCTGATGCTTCCAACAGGCCTGAGGTAAGCCTTACAACACATTGTTTCTATTTAAAGCTcccatattttactatttttcaCCAACTTTAATAAGCGTCAGGGGTCCTACAACTGTGTTTTAATACGTAGTGTCCAAAATCTTGTCGTGATGCTGGAATGTAGACAACTTTTAGTCAAATCCCTACCGGGAACATGTCAttgtgtttgtctgttgaatGCTAAAGAGTTGTGCTTATTTTCAACATAGCGTGTggcgctattgtgtactttatccactgtttacatatacagtggtccctcgccGCTTTGCGGTTCGGATTTCACGGTTTCACtcgatcatgttttttttggtgttttgtgacacgagatctagcaagattaaaacgtgacaagattttttgttcagaaagaaaatgtctaataaattaaattaatgcaaatgaactggataattttgctggcctatATTGCCATGTTTAGGAGTTTGGAACAGGATCTGTTAGCTTTAGCCATGCACCGCTGATCAATAAATGAGCTCAGTTATGAGAAGCTGCTAACTTCAGATCTCTCTCGTTTATTAGCTAAACAGTGCTCCCTAGCCTGTGCAACCTTTGCTGGTGGTCCAGATTCCCTAGATCTGGTGCCGGTAACATccggaagagagttcactctgtgcattggtttcagcatcaGCACCTAG from Dunckerocampus dactyliophorus isolate RoL2022-P2 chromosome 8, RoL_Ddac_1.1, whole genome shotgun sequence encodes:
- the csrp1b gene encoding cysteine and glycine-rich protein 1b, which codes for MPLGGGNKCGCCQKNVYFAEEVQCEGKSWHKSCFLCMVCKKNLDSTTVAVHTDEIYCKSCYGKKYGPKGYGFGGGAGTLSMDTGVGLGIKPQVESPHRPTNNPNTSKFAKKASGSDACPRCGKTVYAAEKVIGGGNSWHKGCFRCANCGKGLESTTLADRDGEIYCRGCYAKNFGPKGFGFGQGAGALAHSQ